Proteins co-encoded in one Rattus rattus isolate New Zealand chromosome 5, Rrattus_CSIRO_v1, whole genome shotgun sequence genomic window:
- the Arl6ip6 gene encoding ADP-ribosylation factor-like protein 6-interacting protein 6 isoform X3 → MSFVESWRSVGPRRRRQVTPGPVTRSVYSDYTQGNSWSEDGDEGCDQVARDLRAEFSARALSESKRASLLPRIGDGSPVLPDKRNGIFPATAAKRTQARRWPIQALSILCSLLFAVLLAFLLAIAYLIVKELHTENSKNEDVVDTGLLGNMKVDSQPLWLLIPDWAKILEPGNCA, encoded by the exons ATGTCGTTTGTGGAGAGTTGGAGGTCTGTAGGCCCGCGTAGGCGCCGTCAGGTTACCCCAGGCCCTGTCACTCGGTCTGTGTATTCCGACTACACTCAAGGGAATAGCTGGAGTGAGGACGGAGACGAGGGATGCGACCAAGTGGCCCGCGACTTGCGAGCAGAGTTCTCGGCCAGGGCGTTGTCGGAGTCCAAGAGGGCTTCGCTACTCCCACGGATCGGGGACGGGTCGCCGGTCCTGCCGGATAAGCGCAACGGCATCTTCCCGGCGACTGCGGCCAAGCGAACCCAGGCTCGGCGGTGGCCCATCCAAGCCCTTTCCATTCTTTGTTCGCTGCTGTTCGCCGTCCTCCTTGCATTCCTCCTCGCCATCGCCTACCTGATCGTTAAAG AATTGCATACAGAAAACTCGAAAAATGAAGATGTCGTAGATACGGGGCTGTTAG GTAACATGAAGGTTGATTCTCAGCCTTTATGGTTGCTGATCCCAGACTGGGCTAAGATTCTAGAGCCTGGGAACTGTGCCTGA